CTGGCGTTCGGCAAGCGCGTGGCGGAGATCGTCGGGGCGCCGGGCGGCAAGCCGGCGGGCAACTTCAAGGCGATCGAGCTCGGCGACTGGATCGCCGCCAACCCGGCGCCGACCGGCGGCGACGCAATCGGCGTGATCTCCGTCGCGGGCGAGATCGTCGACGGCAAGGCCGGGCCGGGGACCGCCGCGGGCGACACGGTGAGTGCGCTGCTGCTCAAGGGCCTGGCCGAGAAGAAACTGAAGGCGCTGGTGGTGCGGATCGACTCGCCGGGGGGCTCGGCGATGGCGTCCGAGCAGATCCGCCAGGCAGTGCTCCAGGCCAAGGCGCAGGGGCTGCCGGTGGTGGTCTCGATGGGCAGCCTCGCGGCGAGCGGCGGCTATTGGGTGGCAACTGCGGGCGATACGATCTTCGCCGAGCCGAGCACGATCACCGGATCGATCGGCATCTTCGGGGTGCTGCCGTCGTTCGAGAACAGCCTCGCCAAGATCGGCGTGACCACCGACGGCGTGCAGACGACGCCGCTCAGCGGCCAGCCCGACATCATGGGCGGGATCAACCCGGTGACCGACCGGATCCTGCAGGCAGCGATCGAAGCCGGCTATGGCCGTTTCATCAACCTTGTCGCCCAGTCGCGCAAGCTGACGCCGCAGCGCGTCGACGAGATCGGCCAGGGCCGGGTGTGGATCGGCGGCGTGGCGCATCAGCTGAAGCTGGTCGATCGCTTCGGCGGGATCGACGATGCAGTGGCCGAGGCGGCGAAGCGGGCGAAGCTCGACCCGGCGAACGTCCATACGGTGTATCTGGAAAAGGCGCCGAGCGCGTGGATGGCATTCGCCGCGTCGGTGATGGGCAATGGCGAGGACGAGGAAGACGAGTGGGCGGACCAGCCAGCGGGCGTCGATCTCTACGGACGGATAGCGCTGGAGCGGCGCGCGCTGCTCGGCCAGGCGCTGGGCGATGCGCGGCGGCTGGCACTGGGCGGATCGGTGCAGGCGCGCTGCCTCGAATGCATGGGGCTGGCGCCGGCAATGGTGCGCGCCGAGGACAAGAGCCTGCTCGACCTGCTGATCGCGAGGATCGGCCTGTGATCGGGATCCGTGCAGCCGAGCCGGCCGATGCGGCGTCGGTCGCGGCGATCTATGCGCCGCACGTGCTCACCGGCACCGCCTCGTTCGAGATCGATCCGCCCGACGCGCGGGCGATGCGCACGCGGATGGCGGCGAGCGACGGGCTCTATCCTTGGATGGTAGTCACCAATGGCGACACCACCGATGGCGGCGTGATCGGTTATGCCTTTGCCAGCAAGTTCCGCGACCGGCCGGCGTATAAATATGTCTGCGAGACATCGATCTACATGACCGACGCGTCGAGCGGGCAGGGCGCCGGACGGCTGCTCTATGCTGCGCTGGTCGATACGCTGCGGGCGCAGGGCTTCGTCCATGCGATCGGCGCGATCACCCTGCCTAACGACCGGCTGATCAAGCTGCACGAGGCAGTGGGCTATCGCCGCGCCGGTGTGTACCGCGAGGTCGGGTTCAAGCACGGCCAGTGGATCGATGTCGGCTTCTGGCAATGCCAGCTCAACGATCCGGTAGTGCCGCCAGTCGAGCCGCGCAGGTTCAGCGATGTGGGGGTGGTGCGGGGCTGACGCCTGCGCCGGGTGGCATGAAGCTCGACCAGTCGGCAAGGCGCTTCGTCGCGGCTGCCAGCGCCGCTTCAAAGCTACTGGCCGGCAGCTCGGCGGGATCACCCTCAAGATCGAGGTAGAGCGGGTATTCCGTCAAATACGCATCGAACAGCGGCTGACGCATGCAGAGCACCGTGATGTCGGTGTACCAGGCCGCTACCGCTGAAAGGATCAGGTCGTCGACAAAGACAATCGCCGACCCGAACAAATCTTCATCGCGAACCAGCGCGGCGACTTCGGGCGTCAAGTCGCACGCGTGGAATAGTCCGGTCGCAGCGTGATCGGGATAGTCGAGAAAAAAGCCGTTGGTCGCGCCGCCGCTTTTTAACGTCTCGAAGAGCGCCGGCACGTCTTCGGACAAGTTCCACTCGATCAGCGGTAGCGCTTCCAGCGGGTAGCGGGAGATCACGCTGCGGTGGATGTCGATCCTGCCGGGGCCGCCGGAGACAAGCCCCGACACGAACCTCGCGATGGCGGGTTCCTCATGAAGGTCGCCGCTACGAAAGTGCCGGTCATCATATTCCCACATGTTCAGCGTCGTCCCCGATACGCCGGCAAATGCAGCTTCCAGACGATCGCCGCAGCCCGGAGCGCAAAGCCTGCCGTGGCGGCTATCAGGCCGGCGGCGAGTGGGGTGAGGCCGGCGAGGCTTAGTCCGACATAGACTGACGAGGCGAGCGCGGCGGCAGTGACGTAGAGCTCGGGGCGCATCAGGATCGAGGGTTCGCCTACCAGCACGTCGCGGATGATGCCGCCTACGCACGCGGTCATCACCCCCATCAGCGCGGCGGGGATCGGCGGGATACCGTAGCCGAGCGCCTTGGCGGCGCCGAACGCGGCATAGGCGGCTAGGCCGAGCGCATCGAGCCAGTCGAAAGTCTTGTCGCTCCACCAGCGCTGGGGAGTCAGCCAGATCAGCACCGCGACGCCGAGGATCATCGCGGCAACCTGCGCGTCATGAACCCAGAACACGGGCGCGCCGATCAGCAGGTCGCGGATGGTGCCGCCGCCGACCCCGGTGATCAGCGCAAAAAAGGCTGCGGTGACGAAGGTCTGGGCGCGGCGGGTGGCGGAGAGCGCGCCGGTGGCGGCGAACACGGCGATGCCGAACAAGTCGAGCACGGGAAGGATAGGGCCGATCTGCGCGGCGACCTGGGCTTGCATGGCGGCTTTGTCTCCTGTTGTCGCGAGGAGGTCAAACGCAGGGTGGCGGCAGGGGCTGTGCTGCGGCATTAGGGCGCGATGCACCGGACTGAATCGCCGTTGATCGCCGTCGCCGTCTGCCTGGCGGCGCTGGCGGG
This genomic stretch from Sphingomonas sp. LM7 harbors:
- the sppA gene encoding signal peptide peptidase SppA, yielding MRLVRGAWKILVGIKDFLVLVLMLLFFAGLFAALSYKPNKAAVHDGALVVALDGALVEQPEESDPFASFGSGAATKQHRLRDVLRALETARTDDRVKAVVLDLDRFMGGYPAAVTEVAEAVGKVRGSGKKVLAYATGYTDDGYALAANASEIWINPLGGTLIAGPGGTQLYYKGLMDKLGVNAHVYKVGKFKSAVEPYIRTDMSPEARAANEALYGAIFSQWREGVAKARPKARIAEYLAKPDEVVIGAKGDIAASNLAYGLVDKVGDRLAFGKRVAEIVGAPGGKPAGNFKAIELGDWIAANPAPTGGDAIGVISVAGEIVDGKAGPGTAAGDTVSALLLKGLAEKKLKALVVRIDSPGGSAMASEQIRQAVLQAKAQGLPVVVSMGSLAASGGYWVATAGDTIFAEPSTITGSIGIFGVLPSFENSLAKIGVTTDGVQTTPLSGQPDIMGGINPVTDRILQAAIEAGYGRFINLVAQSRKLTPQRVDEIGQGRVWIGGVAHQLKLVDRFGGIDDAVAEAAKRAKLDPANVHTVYLEKAPSAWMAFAASVMGNGEDEEDEWADQPAGVDLYGRIALERRALLGQALGDARRLALGGSVQARCLECMGLAPAMVRAEDKSLLDLLIARIGL
- a CDS encoding GNAT family N-acetyltransferase, which gives rise to MIGIRAAEPADAASVAAIYAPHVLTGTASFEIDPPDARAMRTRMAASDGLYPWMVVTNGDTTDGGVIGYAFASKFRDRPAYKYVCETSIYMTDASSGQGAGRLLYAALVDTLRAQGFVHAIGAITLPNDRLIKLHEAVGYRRAGVYREVGFKHGQWIDVGFWQCQLNDPVVPPVEPRRFSDVGVVRG
- a CDS encoding trimeric intracellular cation channel family protein gives rise to the protein MQAQVAAQIGPILPVLDLFGIAVFAATGALSATRRAQTFVTAAFFALITGVGGGTIRDLLIGAPVFWVHDAQVAAMILGVAVLIWLTPQRWWSDKTFDWLDALGLAAYAAFGAAKALGYGIPPIPAALMGVMTACVGGIIRDVLVGEPSILMRPELYVTAAALASSVYVGLSLAGLTPLAAGLIAATAGFALRAAAIVWKLHLPAYRGRR